One Kitasatospora sp. NBC_01266 genomic window carries:
- a CDS encoding recombinase family protein, translating into MATFLAPDIPSDQLDVVRVGLYARQSSKRPDASEASPEAQLSAGHALVAARATSKWQVVREYKDVGKSGWDPKVVRPDFEEMMRSVERGELDVIVINELSRLTRQGAYEAMTIDKKLREYGVRLVSVQEPFLDTSNPVGEAIFALIAALAKQDSDIKAARTAGAKEEIQAVGGRHSSTPPFGMKARREVIGKLTVTTLEPNEDHWDEAEMAYADVVRKLVDLAFKGYAYNRIAATMNKEGTPAPGTTTQRNTEARKKAVQERGFPGRQRTGIIWRAQTVRHILTHPCIGGFASVRVPKGPKGTLANVIARDESGTPLTPHQGIIPGQTWLELQEKIGQRGLAERQYENSVPSLLSGWKFSRCATCEGSMGKSGRYYMCANPVGHGGLSVQIVHLDDHVARRVWAKISSADLSDPDDQAWLVAAAARFAEQEDLAGVESERAETQAHLEHVRQSIAELYEDRKAGIYKGERGSAAFRGTMLQYQAYEEKCLERMRELDDRSARAVRVPVEWFAAGEDPLGPESPWAGWDTVKRRQFLNLFLSGVAVGPGRRADRSVIPVADRVTLDWRPTPTAEELAHITGHNRPLVIV; encoded by the coding sequence ATGGCAACCTTCCTCGCCCCGGACATCCCCTCGGACCAACTGGACGTCGTCCGGGTGGGGCTGTACGCCCGCCAGTCCAGCAAGCGCCCAGACGCCTCCGAGGCTTCGCCCGAGGCTCAACTGAGTGCCGGTCACGCGCTGGTCGCCGCCCGTGCCACAAGTAAGTGGCAGGTGGTCCGGGAGTACAAGGATGTGGGGAAGTCGGGGTGGGACCCGAAGGTCGTCCGGCCGGACTTCGAAGAGATGATGCGCTCCGTCGAACGCGGGGAATTGGACGTCATCGTCATCAACGAACTCTCGCGCCTCACCAGGCAGGGCGCCTACGAGGCCATGACGATCGACAAGAAGTTGCGCGAGTACGGCGTGCGACTCGTCAGCGTCCAGGAGCCGTTCCTCGACACCAGCAACCCCGTCGGGGAGGCGATCTTCGCGCTGATCGCCGCGCTCGCCAAACAGGACTCCGACATCAAGGCGGCCCGCACCGCCGGAGCGAAGGAGGAGATCCAGGCCGTTGGCGGGCGGCACTCCTCCACTCCGCCCTTCGGTATGAAGGCCCGCCGGGAGGTGATCGGGAAGCTGACCGTCACCACGCTTGAGCCCAACGAGGACCACTGGGACGAAGCGGAGATGGCCTACGCCGACGTGGTCCGGAAGCTGGTTGACCTCGCCTTCAAGGGCTACGCCTACAACCGCATCGCGGCGACCATGAACAAGGAGGGCACACCCGCCCCCGGCACCACGACCCAGCGGAACACCGAGGCACGCAAGAAGGCGGTCCAGGAGCGCGGGTTCCCCGGCCGGCAGCGAACCGGGATCATCTGGCGCGCTCAGACCGTGCGTCACATCCTCACGCACCCGTGCATCGGCGGGTTCGCCTCGGTGCGTGTCCCGAAGGGCCCCAAGGGAACCTTGGCCAACGTCATCGCCCGGGATGAGTCGGGCACCCCGTTGACGCCGCACCAGGGCATCATCCCGGGACAGACGTGGCTGGAGCTCCAGGAGAAGATCGGTCAGCGCGGTCTCGCCGAGCGGCAGTATGAGAACAGCGTGCCGTCGCTGCTGTCCGGCTGGAAGTTCTCCCGCTGCGCCACGTGCGAGGGCTCGATGGGCAAGAGCGGGCGCTACTACATGTGCGCGAACCCCGTCGGGCACGGCGGCCTGTCGGTGCAGATCGTGCACCTTGATGACCACGTTGCCCGCCGGGTATGGGCGAAGATCAGCAGTGCCGACCTGTCCGACCCGGACGACCAGGCATGGCTGGTGGCTGCTGCCGCACGGTTCGCGGAGCAAGAGGACCTTGCCGGGGTCGAGAGCGAGCGTGCCGAGACGCAGGCCCACCTTGAGCACGTCCGGCAGTCCATCGCGGAGCTGTACGAGGACCGGAAGGCGGGCATCTACAAGGGGGAACGGGGATCGGCGGCGTTCCGGGGGACGATGTTGCAGTACCAGGCGTACGAGGAGAAGTGCCTTGAGCGCATGCGGGAGTTGGACGACAGGTCGGCCCGAGCCGTGCGGGTTCCGGTGGAGTGGTTCGCCGCTGGGGAAGACCCGCTGGGGCCGGAGTCCCCGTGGGCGGGCTGGGACACCGTCAAGCGTCGGCAGTTCCTCAACCTGTTTCTATCCGGTGTGGCGGTGGGCCCCGGACGGCGCGCTGACCGGTCGGTCATCCCCGTTGCCGACCGGGTGACGCTGGACTGGCGGCCGACGCCCACGGCTGAGGAACTGGCGCACATCACTGGGCACAACCGGCCGTTGGTCATCGTCTGA
- a CDS encoding D-alanyl-D-alanine carboxypeptidase family protein — protein MCRTGRRAAALAAALVLAAAPVAAAEPPPVATVVGGERLGLPGVQVALGPGAPRLPEGLTGMSWLVADADSGDVLAAYNPHLRLPPASTLKMLFADTVLPKIDRRTVHRVAPEELAGLGSGSSLVGIKEDLDYRVEDLWRGVFLSSGNDAVHVLAHMNGGVDQTVHQMQQKATDLGAADTHVVSPDGYDEDGQLTSAYDLTLFAREGLRNPDFRSYCATKDAQFPGAVDNRTGQRGTFGIQNTDRLLGKYPGLIGVKNGYTTNAGSTFVGAAERDGRTLLVAVMHPDTYMKVYDETAALLDWGFAAGNHLTPVGRLVSPKAAVAAQDAAGPSAAGHPPAPVPAPGKGAPGGPRPALAGAARQPAKLLGPEGWTVIGVVTVCATVAGWLLNRRRAAGYPATDQPPAPRGATAASALRGATALRRRPKRDRR, from the coding sequence ATGTGTCGCACTGGTCGTCGGGCGGCCGCGCTGGCCGCCGCCCTGGTGCTGGCGGCCGCCCCCGTCGCCGCGGCCGAGCCGCCGCCGGTCGCCACCGTCGTCGGCGGCGAGCGGCTCGGGCTGCCCGGGGTGCAGGTCGCGCTCGGCCCGGGGGCGCCCCGGCTGCCGGAGGGGCTGACCGGGATGTCCTGGCTGGTGGCCGACGCCGACTCCGGCGACGTGCTGGCCGCCTACAACCCGCACCTGCGGCTGCCGCCGGCCAGCACGCTGAAGATGCTCTTCGCCGACACCGTGCTGCCCAAGATCGACCGCCGGACCGTGCACCGGGTGGCCCCCGAGGAGCTGGCGGGACTGGGCAGCGGCAGCAGCCTGGTCGGCATCAAGGAGGACCTGGACTACCGGGTCGAGGACCTGTGGCGCGGGGTCTTCCTCAGCTCGGGCAACGACGCGGTGCACGTGCTCGCGCACATGAACGGCGGCGTCGACCAGACGGTCCACCAGATGCAGCAGAAGGCGACCGACCTCGGCGCCGCCGACACCCACGTGGTCTCCCCGGACGGCTACGACGAGGACGGGCAGCTGACCAGCGCCTACGACCTGACCCTGTTCGCCCGCGAGGGCCTGCGCAACCCGGACTTCCGCTCCTACTGCGCCACCAAGGACGCCCAGTTCCCCGGTGCGGTGGACAACCGGACCGGCCAGCGCGGCACCTTCGGAATCCAGAACACCGACCGGCTGCTCGGCAAGTACCCCGGCCTGATCGGGGTCAAGAACGGCTACACCACCAACGCGGGCAGCACCTTCGTCGGCGCCGCCGAGCGGGACGGGCGCACGCTGCTGGTCGCGGTGATGCACCCGGACACCTATATGAAGGTCTACGACGAGACCGCCGCCCTGCTGGACTGGGGCTTCGCGGCCGGCAACCACCTGACGCCGGTCGGCCGGCTGGTCTCCCCCAAGGCGGCCGTCGCGGCCCAGGACGCGGCCGGGCCCTCGGCCGCCGGGCACCCACCGGCGCCGGTGCCGGCCCCCGGCAAGGGCGCGCCGGGCGGGCCGCGGCCGGCGCTGGCCGGAGCGGCCCGGCAACCCGCGAAGCTGCTGGGGCCGGAGGGCTGGACGGTGATCGGCGTGGTCACCGTCTGCGCCACCGTGGCCGGCTGGCTGCTCAACCGGCGCCGAGCCGCCGGGTACCCGGCCACCGACCAGCCGCCGGCGCCCCGGGGCGCCACCGCGGCCTCCGCCCTGCGCGGCGCCACCGCGCTGCGCCGCCGGCCGAAGCGCGACCGGCGCTAG
- a CDS encoding YihY/virulence factor BrkB family protein: protein MGFLARLPVIGPLVAAVLRSRPYRVYQHFAAAKGNRLAGAVTFFGFLALFPLLAVALAIAVSTLSPHQVDTLEHKIADQVPGLANSLGLDSLIANAATVGAVSGVLLLVSGLGWVDTIRGAIRDIWQLPEEDGNLVLRRAWDCLVLFGLGVVSVVSLGASTVTTRLAGRLATALGLSDHGPAHYLLAVAGFVIAVGADLLLFLYLLAPFPRISDQHRRDLLTAALIGAVGFELLKLLLSSYLSSVAGKSLYGAFGVPVALLLWINFVTRLLMYCVAWTALADPEQARARARASAEAAYRAAGELGMAGPPARS from the coding sequence ATGGGATTCCTCGCCAGGCTGCCGGTGATCGGCCCACTCGTCGCAGCCGTGCTGCGCAGCCGCCCGTACCGCGTCTACCAGCACTTCGCAGCGGCCAAGGGCAACCGGCTGGCCGGCGCGGTCACCTTCTTCGGCTTCCTGGCGCTCTTCCCGCTGTTGGCGGTGGCACTGGCGATCGCGGTGAGCACGCTCAGCCCGCACCAGGTGGACACCCTCGAGCACAAGATCGCCGACCAGGTCCCGGGGCTGGCCAACTCGCTCGGCCTGGACTCGCTGATCGCCAACGCCGCCACAGTCGGGGCGGTCAGCGGGGTGCTGCTGCTGGTCTCCGGGCTCGGCTGGGTGGACACCATACGCGGTGCGATCCGGGACATCTGGCAGCTGCCCGAGGAGGACGGCAACCTGGTGCTGCGCAGGGCCTGGGACTGCCTGGTGCTGTTCGGCCTCGGCGTCGTCTCGGTGGTCTCGCTGGGTGCCTCCACGGTGACCACCCGGCTGGCCGGGCGACTGGCCACCGCACTGGGCCTCTCCGACCACGGCCCGGCCCACTACCTGCTGGCGGTGGCCGGTTTCGTCATCGCGGTCGGCGCCGACCTGCTGCTCTTCCTGTACCTGCTCGCCCCGTTCCCCCGGATCTCCGACCAGCACCGCCGCGACCTGCTGACCGCCGCGCTGATCGGGGCGGTCGGCTTCGAGCTGCTCAAGCTGCTGCTCTCGTCCTACCTGAGCTCGGTGGCGGGCAAGAGCCTGTACGGCGCCTTCGGCGTCCCGGTCGCGCTGCTGCTCTGGATCAACTTCGTCACACGGCTGCTGATGTACTGCGTCGCCTGGACGGCGCTGGCCGACCCCGAGCAGGCGCGGGCGCGGGCCCGCGCGAGCGCGGAGGCCGCCTACCGCGCGGCCGGTGAGCTCGGCATGGCCGGCCCGCCGGCGCGCTCGTAG
- a CDS encoding bifunctional glycosyltransferase/CDP-glycerol:glycerophosphate glycerophosphotransferase → MAPRLSVVVPIYNVERYLEECLESIAAQTMSDLECIMVDDGSKDGSAAIAEAFAAKDSRFRLVRKQNAGLGAARNTGLLHLTEGTEFLAFVDSDDTLPPSAYELMISTLDETGSDFATGNVLRFRAVGYYPSGGHAKPFRETRLKTHITEIPALVTDRTAWNKVYRRSFWDMAGLLYPEGILYEDAPVSVPHHYLATSVDVLNEPIYHWREREVGEMSITQMRTNPKGLIDRVTSMELVRSWLLKQTEPKYKEYLRSYDENNLVEEIPMFFWSVVDGEQDYRDAYVECVGRLLRAIGPELVGKLRAPLRLKYHLTLQGRIDELVAQMGFEAESNGAAPARGLLRPYADYPFLRGGRKSVPADVLRLDNALVMRSRVYESAWEDGKLRLTGHAFPEHVGVENKHDLVRMIVLREAKGKRIVTFSAKTQYSPEATASSPHDLYSCDWAGFTTAIDPVKLKKRGQWQDGTWRVLVGGVGKSGVYKGRISGGWADTAQSFPAHWVDATTRVVPVLRDGFLHLNVETLRASVTALCTVDGMIELSGTVRGTGDLPGVRLQMHHSESGGKLDFPIEFGMPVGRPVPFTARIPIAQLTEVRDKWNALDPAADTRTTDHWYAKLLLANGSALQVMIDDRVALEHLATPLDPQSPVGRARVLVSKPTDTGHLQLADQLVQPVVDRISGADEDGFTLSGSFPLTGEHRYELVVRHVWREEDYLHPMVVRDGRFEVRLPAAPVGSFAGQVPLHKGTWEVFFRPEGGDPEFAWPKAQVALEAHRTLPTEIRARGKQVVLERRYFDTLSLEALSDLGPHERSGYRQRMLRREAYPAAKQQPLRQAVLYNVANGGQYAGTPRAIHEELVRRGLPLEHLWTVDDQQAELPQSARGLRQWSPEWYEAVGTAKYIVTSAQLPDFVKPRPDQVVLQTWVGSPLKRIGHDFEKIWFIDSNYLKHLDREVPTWNKLVSGGSFATPVLRRAFKFQGEMLETGYPHNDILFSPDREKRAAEVRRRLGLPEGKKVVLYAPTFREDRKRPQGGYQIDLRIDLDAARAALGEDQVLLVRPHAQCYGPIADAGNGYVWDVSRYPDIADLLLIADALVTDYSASTFDFVNTGRPILFFTYDLEHYRDNLCGFTFDFEDVAPGPLLRTSAELIEALGDLDRVAVEHREAYAAFRSAYCDLDDGHAAARVVDGLLG, encoded by the coding sequence ATGGCCCCCCGTCTCTCTGTCGTTGTTCCGATCTACAACGTCGAGCGGTACCTGGAGGAGTGCCTGGAATCCATCGCCGCCCAGACCATGAGCGACCTCGAGTGCATCATGGTGGACGACGGTTCGAAGGACGGAAGCGCGGCGATCGCCGAGGCATTCGCCGCGAAGGACTCCCGGTTCAGACTGGTCCGCAAGCAGAACGCCGGCCTTGGCGCCGCGCGCAACACCGGCCTGCTGCACCTGACCGAGGGCACCGAGTTCCTGGCCTTCGTGGACAGTGACGACACCCTGCCGCCGAGCGCCTACGAGCTGATGATCTCCACGCTCGACGAGACCGGCTCCGACTTCGCCACCGGAAACGTGCTGCGCTTCCGCGCTGTCGGCTACTACCCGTCGGGCGGTCACGCGAAGCCGTTCCGTGAGACCAGGCTGAAGACCCACATCACCGAGATCCCGGCGCTGGTCACCGACCGCACCGCGTGGAACAAGGTGTACCGGCGCAGCTTCTGGGACATGGCCGGCCTGCTCTACCCCGAGGGCATCCTGTACGAGGACGCGCCGGTCAGCGTGCCGCACCACTACCTGGCCACCAGCGTGGACGTGCTCAACGAGCCGATCTACCACTGGCGCGAGCGCGAGGTCGGCGAGATGTCGATCACCCAGATGCGCACCAACCCGAAGGGCCTGATCGACCGGGTCACCTCGATGGAGCTGGTCCGCTCCTGGCTGCTGAAGCAGACCGAGCCGAAGTACAAGGAGTACCTGCGCTCCTACGACGAGAACAACCTCGTCGAGGAGATCCCGATGTTCTTCTGGTCGGTGGTCGACGGTGAGCAGGACTACCGCGACGCGTACGTGGAGTGCGTGGGCCGGCTGCTGCGCGCGATCGGCCCTGAGCTGGTCGGCAAGCTGCGCGCGCCGCTGCGGCTGAAGTACCACCTGACCCTGCAGGGCCGGATCGACGAACTCGTCGCGCAGATGGGCTTCGAGGCCGAGAGCAACGGCGCGGCACCCGCCCGCGGCCTGCTCCGGCCGTACGCCGACTACCCGTTCCTGCGCGGTGGGCGCAAGAGCGTGCCGGCCGACGTGCTGCGGTTGGACAACGCGCTGGTGATGCGCAGCCGGGTCTACGAGTCGGCCTGGGAGGACGGCAAGCTGCGGCTGACCGGGCACGCCTTCCCGGAGCACGTGGGTGTGGAGAACAAGCACGACCTGGTCCGGATGATCGTGCTGCGCGAGGCCAAGGGCAAGCGGATCGTCACCTTCTCGGCCAAGACCCAGTACTCGCCCGAGGCGACCGCGAGCTCCCCGCACGACCTGTACAGCTGCGACTGGGCCGGTTTCACCACCGCCATCGACCCGGTGAAGCTGAAGAAGCGCGGCCAGTGGCAGGACGGCACCTGGCGGGTGCTGGTCGGCGGCGTCGGCAAGTCGGGTGTCTACAAGGGCCGGATCTCCGGCGGTTGGGCCGACACCGCGCAGAGCTTCCCGGCCCACTGGGTCGACGCCACCACCCGGGTCGTCCCGGTGCTGCGCGACGGCTTCCTGCATCTGAACGTCGAGACGCTGCGCGCCTCGGTCACCGCGCTGTGCACGGTGGACGGCATGATCGAGCTCAGCGGGACCGTCCGCGGCACCGGCGATCTGCCCGGAGTGCGGCTGCAGATGCACCACTCCGAGTCCGGCGGCAAGCTCGACTTCCCGATCGAGTTCGGCATGCCGGTCGGCCGCCCGGTGCCGTTCACCGCACGGATCCCGATCGCGCAGCTGACCGAGGTCCGTGACAAGTGGAACGCGCTGGACCCGGCCGCCGACACCCGCACCACCGACCACTGGTACGCCAAGCTGCTGCTGGCCAACGGGTCCGCGCTGCAGGTGATGATCGACGACCGGGTGGCGCTGGAGCACCTCGCGACACCGTTGGACCCGCAGTCCCCGGTGGGCCGCGCCCGGGTGCTGGTCTCCAAGCCGACCGACACCGGGCACCTGCAGCTCGCCGACCAGCTGGTGCAGCCGGTGGTGGACCGCATCAGCGGCGCCGACGAGGACGGCTTCACCCTCTCCGGCAGCTTCCCGCTGACCGGTGAGCACCGCTACGAGCTGGTGGTCCGCCACGTCTGGCGCGAGGAGGACTACCTGCACCCGATGGTGGTCCGCGACGGCCGCTTCGAGGTCCGGCTGCCGGCCGCGCCGGTCGGCTCGTTCGCGGGCCAGGTGCCGCTGCACAAGGGCACCTGGGAGGTCTTCTTCCGCCCTGAGGGCGGCGACCCCGAGTTCGCCTGGCCGAAGGCGCAGGTCGCGCTGGAGGCCCACCGCACGCTGCCCACCGAGATCCGCGCGCGCGGCAAGCAGGTGGTGCTGGAGCGCCGCTACTTCGACACGCTCTCGCTGGAGGCGCTCTCCGACCTCGGCCCGCACGAGCGCAGCGGCTACCGCCAGCGGATGCTGCGCCGGGAGGCCTACCCGGCCGCCAAGCAGCAGCCGCTGCGCCAGGCGGTGCTCTACAACGTGGCCAACGGCGGCCAGTACGCCGGCACGCCGCGGGCCATCCACGAGGAGCTGGTCCGCCGCGGCCTGCCGCTGGAGCACCTGTGGACGGTGGACGACCAGCAGGCCGAGCTGCCGCAGAGCGCCCGCGGGCTGCGGCAGTGGAGCCCGGAGTGGTACGAGGCGGTGGGCACCGCCAAGTACATCGTCACCAGCGCCCAGCTGCCCGACTTCGTCAAGCCGCGCCCGGACCAGGTGGTGCTGCAGACCTGGGTGGGCAGCCCGCTCAAGCGGATCGGCCACGACTTCGAGAAGATCTGGTTCATCGACAGCAACTACCTCAAGCACCTCGACCGGGAGGTGCCGACCTGGAACAAGCTGGTCTCCGGTGGCAGCTTCGCCACTCCGGTGCTGCGCCGGGCCTTCAAGTTCCAGGGCGAGATGCTGGAGACCGGCTACCCGCACAACGACATCCTGTTCTCCCCGGACCGGGAGAAGCGGGCCGCCGAGGTGCGCCGCCGGCTGGGCCTGCCCGAGGGCAAGAAGGTGGTGCTGTACGCGCCGACCTTCCGCGAGGACCGCAAGCGCCCGCAGGGCGGCTACCAGATCGACCTGCGGATCGACCTGGACGCGGCCCGTGCCGCGCTCGGTGAGGACCAGGTCCTGCTGGTCCGTCCGCACGCGCAGTGCTACGGTCCGATCGCCGATGCCGGCAACGGCTACGTCTGGGACGTCTCGCGCTACCCCGACATCGCCGACCTGCTGCTGATCGCCGACGCGCTGGTGACCGACTACTCGGCCTCGACGTTCGACTTCGTGAACACCGGTCGGCCGATCCTCTTCTTCACCTACGACCTGGAGCACTACCGCGACAACCTGTGCGGGTTCACCTTCGACTTC